The Clostridia bacterium DNA segment GCAACCGGCATCCCGGCGACACCAGCGCCAGAAGGCAGTGTGGCTGTGTCGAATCTGCTCCCAGAGCCTGACCATGCAGTTTGACGAGGAGCAAGAAACCTTTGTGCTGCAGAAAATAGGCGGGGCTGCCGCCTAGCTTCTTCTGGTTACATTGCAAGAAGCCCGTTCCCTATGCTAGTTTCAATGTTTTCATAGGGGTACATTTTGCGCACAACCGTCCCCGCCGGACTGAATCGCAAAGAAGCCGAGATATACGCCCGGCTTGATCCAGCACGGCTTCCGCAACATATAGCAGTCATCATGGACGGCAACGGCCGCTGGGCTCGCAGCCGCCATCTGCCTCGCATCGCCGGTCACCGCGCCGGCGTTGAGGCCGTGCGCTCTACCGTAGAGACTGCGGCCAGTATCAAAATCCCTTCGCTTACTCTGTACGCTTTTTCAGTCGAGAACTGGAAGAAGCGTCCCCGCACGGAAACGGGATTCCTGATGGCGCTGTTGCGCCGCTATCTGAAGCAGGAAGTCCCGTCGCTGCTGAAGAACAACATCCGCCTGCAATACATCGGACGGGAACACGAGTTGCCCCCCGAAGTACAGGAGCGAATGGAATGGGCTCGACAGGCCACGGCAGGAAATACCGGCATGGTGCTGACCCTGGCGCTCAACTACGGTTCGCGTTCCGAACTGGTAGATGCATTCCAATCTATCGTCCACACGGCGATGAATAACGGCGGTCTTTCACACATGAAAGTGGACGAGGACCTTATCTCGCGGCACCTGTATACGAATGGCCTTCCTGACCCGGACCTGGTGATCCGAACCAGCGGAGAAATGCGTCTCAGCAACTTTCTCCTATGGCAGCTTGCCTATGCTGAGATCTATGTCACAGAGACGCTGTGGCCAGACTTTCGCGGTACCCACCTGCTGAACGCGCTTTTCGAATACCAGAAGCGCGAACGGCGTTATGGCGGACTTGGCGCGTCCGGTGCGCACCCCGAATGAAGCGCATCGTCACCGCTGCTGTCCTCATTCCGCTCGTTCTCATCAGCGTGTTTCGCGCGCCTATCTGGATGCTGGCAGCGCTTGCCGGTCTGGTTGCCGTGCTAGCCATCCGCGAATACCTTGATATTGCCGCTGCGTACGGCGCTAAACCTTTCACGTTCCTGACGTACCTGTTCACGATCACGATCTTTGCGCAGGTGATCTGGGCGTCCTCGGCACCTGCACCTTCGGCGATTGCAGTACTTGTGGCGGCGATTTTCTTTTTTCTGTTCACGCCGTTCGTGTTTCTCTGCGCGGGCATGGTGCGGGATGATCTGCGTAGCGTACTGCCCGGCGCGGCCGTCTCGTACTTTGGTCTGCCCTATGTTGGATTCTCGCTGGCTTGCCTCGTTTTTTTGCGAATGATGCCAGGTGGCTGGTTCTATGTACTATTCACGTTCCTGGTGGTCTGGGTGGGGGATACAGCTGCATACTACGTAGGCCGCTCTATGGGGCGATTGAAGTTTTCGCCGCGCATCAGTCCGAAGAAGACTTGGGAAGGCGCGATCGCCTCTCTCGTCGGAGCGGTGATCGTGGGTTGCATCGCGACCTACTTCGCGCCGGAGATCAATCGAGGACTGGTTGCCATGCGGTTGCTGGTTTCGCGGGACGCCTTTGCCGACACCCCCATGTGGGTTCCGGCTGTGCTCGCGCTGGTCATCAATGCTGCGGCGCAAGTTGGAGACCTTTTCGAGTCCCTTATCAAACGAGGCGCTGGCGTAAAGGATTCTGGAAGTATCCTGCCGGGGCATGGCGGCATGCTCGACCGGATTGACGCTCTACTGTTTGCGGTGCCGGTGGCGCTCATTCTTTTCGGCGCAACCATCGATAAATTCATTCAAATGCCCTGAGTTCGGGTATTCTAAGCGGTTCCTCCCCATGAAAAGCATCGCTATCTTAGGGTCCACCGGTTCCATCGGTTGCAGCACCCTTAACATTATCGAGTCTTATCCCGACCGGTTCAGCGTGGCGACCATGGCTGCCGGCAACAACGTCGACCTCGCCTTTGAGCAGGCGCGGCGCTGGCATCCCCGCATCCTGTCGATGGGCACCGACGACGGAGCGGAGACGGTCAGCCGCAAGCTTCGCGAAGCAGGCTTGCCGGAAATCACCGTGCTGAGTGGCTCAGCCGGTACGGTTGCCGTTGCTACGGCTCCTGAAGTGGATTTCGTGGTCAGTGCGATTGTGGGTGTCGCCGGGCTGGAAGCCACCTACGAAGCGGTGAAGGCCGGAAAGGCCATCGGCCTTGCGAACAAGGAATGCCTGGTTGCAGCCGGCGAACTCATCACGGCCGAAGCGCGGCGACAGGGCAAACCACTGCTCCCCATCGACAGCGAACACAATGCCATTCATCAGTGCATGAGGGGTGGGCGATTGCAGGAAGCGGAGCGTGTCTGGCTCACTGCTTCGGGCGGCCCGTTTCTGCATACCCCGAAAGCCGCCTTCGACAGCATCACGGTCGAGCAGGCGTTGAACCATCCTACGTGGAAGATGGGTCGGCGGATTACCATAGACTCTGCGACCCTGATGAACAAAGGTTTTGAGGTGATCGAGGCGTGCAGGTTGTTCGACTTGCCGCCCGCCAAGGTTCAGGTCATCGTGCATCCGCAGTCCACCATCCACTCGATGGTCGAGTTCGTGGATGGCAGTCTGTTGGCGCAGATATCCGTGACCGATATGCGCCTGCCCATCCTGTACGCGTTGACCTACCCGGACCGCATAGCATCCGACCTTCGTTTTCCGGTTAAGGAGCTGCGCCAGTTGGACTTTTGCCCTCCGGATCTGGAGAAGTTCCCTTGCCTGCGCCTGGCCTATGAGGCTGCCGAGCAGGGTGGGGCCAAGACGGTGGCCCTGAACGCAGCCGATGAAGTGGCGGTTGCTGCATTCCTGGACGGAGAAATACCTTTCCAGACGATTCCAGCTACAATTCAGCAGGTATTAAAAGAAACGCCCGCGCGCCATCCCGAATCTATAAAAGAAGTTCTGAGTATGGATGTGGAGGCGCGGCAATTGGCGCGACAGCTAATCGCCGGCACCCGGCCTTTCGTCTCGGCTCAAGGGGAAAGGGCCTAAAGGATCTATGGCTACAGCTTTACTGTACAGCGTCGTCTCCATGGTCATCGTGCTCGGCATAATGATTGTGGTGCATGAGTTCGGCCACTTTGCCGCGGCCAAGTTGTTTGGCGTTCGCGTGGAAGTTTTTTCCGTCGGCTTCGGCAAGCGGATTCTGGGGTTTCGGCGTGGCGAAACGGACTACCGCATTTCGCTGCTTCCGTTGGGCGGATACGTGAAGATGGCCGGGGAAAACCCTATGGAAGCGCGCACGGGCGATCCTGGCGAATTCATGTCGCACCCGCGCTGGCAACGGCTGATTATCGCGGTAGCCGGTCCGGCCATGAATATCGTGCTCGCGGTGGCGCTGCTCACCGGCGTCTTCATGGCACATTACGAGCACCCTATCTACCTCGACCAACCGGCGATTATTGGATGGGTTCTGGAGAACTCTGCGGCAGAGAAGGCGGGTTTCCAGGCGGGTGATCGCATCGTTCGTATTGGCGGCACGCAAAATCCCACATGGGAGGAAGTGATCCCACGGGTAATGCTCAGCCCGAACCAGCCGGTCGAAATGGCGGTCCAACGCGGCAATGAAATTTTGTCAAAAACTATCACTCCCGAATCCAACGGACCGGAACAGTTCGGCAACCCTGGATGGCTGCCCGAGCAACCGAACACGGTGACGGAAACCGAACCCGATATGCCGGCCGCCAAAGCCGGTATCCAGGTTGGGGATGAGATCGTCGCGATCAACGGCATCGCGGTTCGTTCCACGCCGGGCATGGCTCGTCAGTTACAAGAGACCAAGGACCAGCCGGTCACGATCACTGCCCTGCGTGGTGGTCGCGAGATGAAGTTCAACATGATACCCGTGCTCACGGAGATTGACGGACGCAAGCAATACCGCGTGGGCGTCCGCTCCGAGCCGCAGCATGTTGACAAGCTGCCGTTCACGCAAGCCGTGGCCAAGTCGGTCGATCAGAACAAGAAGAACTCGATGCTGATTCTCGAGTTAGTTCAGAAGATGATGCAGCGGAAGGTTTCCATCAAGCAGATGGAAGGGCCAATCGGAATCGCTCGCGCTTCCGGACAGGCGGCTCAAGAAGCAGGCTGGACGCCGCTACTCGGCCTGATGGCCGCGATCAGCCTGAACCTTGGCATCTTCAATCTCTTCCCGATTCCAATTCTGGATGGCGGGCTGATTCTGCTGCTGCTGATCGAATCGCTCATGCGGCGGGACATCAGCCAGCGCATCAAGGAACGTATCTACCAGGCTGCATTCGTGTGCCTGATCCTGTTCGCCGGACTCGTGATCTTTAACGACGTTATGAAGGCGCTGCCGGGACTGACGCAACATATTCAATAAGCAACACTGGTCGAAATAGACCGTTCGAAACAGACTGGTTGAGAGAGACAGGGGGCGCGTCGAGCGCCCCTTTATTTTGCTAAACTTAGTCAGACCTCATGGCTACCATTCAGCGCAGGAAAACACATATTTCGAATGTCGGCGGTGTTCGCGTCGGCGGCGATGCTCCGCTCGTTATCCAATCCATGACGAACACGGACACGGCCGATGTAGCTTCCACCGTGAAGCAGGTAGCGGCGCTTGCCCGCGCCGGCTCCGAACTGGTGCGCGTCACCGTCAACAACGATGCCGCTGCGCAAGCCGTTCCCGCGGTGGTTGCGGCGCTTGCGGACCAGGGAATTCGCGTTCCGATCATCGGCGACTTCCACTACAACGGACACCTGCTGCTGAAGAAGTATCCGGCGTGCGCGCGCGCACTCGCCAAGTACCGCATCAATCCCGGCAACGTCTCCATCGGCCGCAAGGACGACGACAACTTCCGCACGATGATCGAAGTCGCGGTCGAGAACCAGCGACCCGTGCGCATCGGCGTGAACTGGGGATCGCTCGACCAGCAGTTGCTCGCGCGCATGATGGACGCGAACTCCAAGCTTGCCATGCCGGGCGAAGCGCGCGACGTGATGATGGAAGCCATGGTCATCAGCGCGCTAAGTTCAGCCGAACTCGCCCAGAAGTACGGTCTGCGTCCGGACCAGATCATTCTGAGCGCCAAGGTCAGCGGCGTGCAGGACCTTGTCGATGTTTACCGCACACTCGCCGCACGCTGCCAGTATCCGCTGCACCTGGGGCTTACGGAAGCCGGCATGGGAGCAAAGGGCATTGTGAGCAGCACAGCCGGGCTGGCCATTCTGTTGCAGGAAGGTATCGGCGACACCATTCGCGTTTCCCTCACTCCGGCGCCGAACGGCGACCGCACGGAAGAGGTGTTCGTGGGCCAGCAGATTCTGCAATCGCTCGGCATACGCAGCTTCTTCCCGCAGGTGACGGCGTGTCCCGGATGCGGACGCACCACTTCAACTTTCTTCCAGGAAATGGCCGAACAGATTCAGGGCTATTTGCGCGAGAAGATGCCGGAGTGGAAAACTCGCTATGAAGGAATCGAGGAGATGAAGCTCGCAGTGATGGGCTGCATCGTTAACGGCCCCGGAGA contains these protein-coding regions:
- a CDS encoding isoprenyl transferase: MRTTVPAGLNRKEAEIYARLDPARLPQHIAVIMDGNGRWARSRHLPRIAGHRAGVEAVRSTVETAASIKIPSLTLYAFSVENWKKRPRTETGFLMALLRRYLKQEVPSLLKNNIRLQYIGREHELPPEVQERMEWARQATAGNTGMVLTLALNYGSRSELVDAFQSIVHTAMNNGGLSHMKVDEDLISRHLYTNGLPDPDLVIRTSGEMRLSNFLLWQLAYAEIYVTETLWPDFRGTHLLNALFEYQKRERRYGGLGASGAHPE
- a CDS encoding phosphatidate cytidylyltransferase, which produces MKRIVTAAVLIPLVLISVFRAPIWMLAALAGLVAVLAIREYLDIAAAYGAKPFTFLTYLFTITIFAQVIWASSAPAPSAIAVLVAAIFFFLFTPFVFLCAGMVRDDLRSVLPGAAVSYFGLPYVGFSLACLVFLRMMPGGWFYVLFTFLVVWVGDTAAYYVGRSMGRLKFSPRISPKKTWEGAIASLVGAVIVGCIATYFAPEINRGLVAMRLLVSRDAFADTPMWVPAVLALVINAAAQVGDLFESLIKRGAGVKDSGSILPGHGGMLDRIDALLFAVPVALILFGATIDKFIQMP
- the dxr gene encoding 1-deoxy-D-xylulose-5-phosphate reductoisomerase — encoded protein: MKSIAILGSTGSIGCSTLNIIESYPDRFSVATMAAGNNVDLAFEQARRWHPRILSMGTDDGAETVSRKLREAGLPEITVLSGSAGTVAVATAPEVDFVVSAIVGVAGLEATYEAVKAGKAIGLANKECLVAAGELITAEARRQGKPLLPIDSEHNAIHQCMRGGRLQEAERVWLTASGGPFLHTPKAAFDSITVEQALNHPTWKMGRRITIDSATLMNKGFEVIEACRLFDLPPAKVQVIVHPQSTIHSMVEFVDGSLLAQISVTDMRLPILYALTYPDRIASDLRFPVKELRQLDFCPPDLEKFPCLRLAYEAAEQGGAKTVALNAADEVAVAAFLDGEIPFQTIPATIQQVLKETPARHPESIKEVLSMDVEARQLARQLIAGTRPFVSAQGERA
- a CDS encoding site-2 protease family protein, which translates into the protein MATALLYSVVSMVIVLGIMIVVHEFGHFAAAKLFGVRVEVFSVGFGKRILGFRRGETDYRISLLPLGGYVKMAGENPMEARTGDPGEFMSHPRWQRLIIAVAGPAMNIVLAVALLTGVFMAHYEHPIYLDQPAIIGWVLENSAAEKAGFQAGDRIVRIGGTQNPTWEEVIPRVMLSPNQPVEMAVQRGNEILSKTITPESNGPEQFGNPGWLPEQPNTVTETEPDMPAAKAGIQVGDEIVAINGIAVRSTPGMARQLQETKDQPVTITALRGGREMKFNMIPVLTEIDGRKQYRVGVRSEPQHVDKLPFTQAVAKSVDQNKKNSMLILELVQKMMQRKVSIKQMEGPIGIARASGQAAQEAGWTPLLGLMAAISLNLGIFNLFPIPILDGGLILLLLIESLMRRDISQRIKERIYQAAFVCLILFAGLVIFNDVMKALPGLTQHIQ
- the ispG gene encoding flavodoxin-dependent (E)-4-hydroxy-3-methylbut-2-enyl-diphosphate synthase is translated as MATIQRRKTHISNVGGVRVGGDAPLVIQSMTNTDTADVASTVKQVAALARAGSELVRVTVNNDAAAQAVPAVVAALADQGIRVPIIGDFHYNGHLLLKKYPACARALAKYRINPGNVSIGRKDDDNFRTMIEVAVENQRPVRIGVNWGSLDQQLLARMMDANSKLAMPGEARDVMMEAMVISALSSAELAQKYGLRPDQIILSAKVSGVQDLVDVYRTLAARCQYPLHLGLTEAGMGAKGIVSSTAGLAILLQEGIGDTIRVSLTPAPNGDRTEEVFVGQQILQSLGIRSFFPQVTACPGCGRTTSTFFQEMAEQIQGYLREKMPEWKTRYEGIEEMKLAVMGCIVNGPGESKHANIGISLPGTFEEPKAPVFVDGRLMLTLKGDHIVEEFLNILNEYVETRYAPKAADPVEIAKA